In Thermoflexus hugenholtzii JAD2, the following proteins share a genomic window:
- a CDS encoding TolB-like translocation protein, whose translation MKISLFRALWALSLLGVLGGCVGAPQNLPAPSAPVSSPSPTLAPTTTPVLTPQATPTSAPERIRLLGPGNRLRLSADGHWGVGMDRESLFLWDAGRGVFEPLRVGPEGQPAAGIGPALSANSRLIAFFARQPRPTPAGDPDCYPLALYDLNTGQLEWLPASISRMGIAGHAGPALSADGRWLAWANDSTCPPGPGVYLYDRQSQRLHRVHPPTESPAVFGGALVALSANGRFLAFVTKDDGVVPEDRNGQFDVFLYDRETGKTAWVSRPVRPEDPPQPSGLQLVPGTDGAWEGGIALSADGRFLAFAAAARLVDRPLKPCAPWPGAEPLPFCRHIYLYDQETGQMELVDANAAGEPGDGAAEGPTVSGDGRWVVFATRARNLGSVGATECPSRPVWGRPCDLWLAVWDQTTGRVTILSRGEAGRLAGPSYNPVLSADGQWLAWTSEALEWLPKPLSLPKGRPAEYLYLAEREALLRFQTAP comes from the coding sequence ATGAAAATATCTCTTTTTCGTGCCCTTTGGGCGCTGAGCCTTTTGGGGGTGCTGGGGGGATGCGTGGGGGCACCCCAGAATCTGCCTGCGCCCTCCGCGCCCGTGAGTTCGCCTTCCCCGACGCTCGCCCCCACCACGACGCCTGTCCTCACCCCCCAGGCAACGCCCACCTCCGCTCCCGAGCGCATCCGGCTGCTCGGCCCCGGAAATCGGCTCCGTCTGTCCGCCGATGGCCACTGGGGGGTGGGGATGGACCGGGAGTCCCTCTTCCTCTGGGACGCCGGGCGGGGGGTCTTCGAGCCCCTGCGCGTGGGCCCGGAGGGGCAGCCGGCCGCGGGCATCGGCCCCGCCCTCTCCGCCAACAGCCGCCTCATCGCCTTCTTCGCCCGCCAGCCCCGCCCCACCCCCGCCGGAGATCCCGATTGCTACCCCCTGGCCCTCTACGATCTCAACACAGGGCAGCTGGAATGGCTCCCCGCCAGCATTTCCCGGATGGGCATCGCCGGCCACGCGGGCCCCGCCCTCTCTGCCGACGGCCGCTGGCTGGCCTGGGCCAACGACAGCACTTGTCCCCCCGGCCCCGGGGTGTATCTCTATGACCGCCAGAGCCAACGGCTCCATCGGGTTCATCCGCCCACCGAATCCCCCGCCGTCTTCGGCGGCGCCCTGGTGGCCCTTTCTGCCAACGGCCGCTTCCTAGCCTTCGTCACGAAGGATGACGGCGTGGTCCCGGAGGACCGCAACGGCCAGTTCGATGTCTTCCTCTACGACCGGGAGACGGGGAAGACCGCCTGGGTCAGCCGGCCGGTTCGGCCCGAGGATCCTCCCCAGCCCAGCGGCCTGCAGCTGGTTCCCGGCACCGATGGGGCGTGGGAGGGGGGCATCGCCCTCTCGGCCGACGGCCGCTTCCTGGCCTTCGCCGCCGCGGCCCGGCTGGTGGATCGCCCGCTGAAACCCTGCGCGCCCTGGCCCGGGGCAGAGCCGTTGCCTTTCTGCCGCCACATCTACCTGTATGACCAGGAGACGGGGCAGATGGAGCTGGTGGATGCGAACGCGGCGGGGGAGCCGGGGGATGGGGCAGCGGAGGGCCCGACGGTCTCCGGCGACGGCCGCTGGGTGGTCTTCGCCACCCGGGCGCGCAACCTGGGGTCGGTGGGCGCGACGGAGTGCCCCTCCCGGCCGGTGTGGGGGCGGCCCTGCGACCTGTGGCTGGCGGTGTGGGATCAGACGACGGGTCGGGTGACGATCCTGAGCCGGGGCGAGGCCGGTCGGCTGGCCGGGCCGAGCTACAACCCAGTCCTCTCGGCCGATGGGCAGTGGCTGGCCTGGACCTCGGAGGCATTGGAGTGGCTCCCGAAGCCGCTGTCCCTCCCCAAGGGTCGGCCGGCCGAATACCTCTACCTGGCCGAACGGGAGGCGTTGCTGCGCTTTCAAACCGCACCGTAA
- the folE gene encoding GTP cyclohydrolase I FolE: MWAETRTSAPDPDRLAEAVGALLRALGEDPDREGLRRTPARVAAMLQEVLAGYWMDPAELINGAIFEAEDNDLVLVRDIEFYSMCEHHLLPFYGRVHVAYIPDGRIIGLSKIPRIVELFARRLQVQERMTRQIADFLERVLQPQGVAVIVEAAHLCTMMRGVRKSGARMVTQALTGAFRTDPRLRSELRAHLRHPDRDAAG; encoded by the coding sequence ATGTGGGCAGAGACTCGAACGTCGGCGCCGGATCCAGACCGGCTGGCGGAGGCGGTGGGGGCGCTGCTGCGGGCACTGGGAGAGGATCCGGATCGCGAGGGGCTGCGTCGCACCCCGGCCCGGGTGGCGGCCATGCTCCAGGAGGTGCTGGCCGGCTACTGGATGGACCCGGCCGAGCTGATCAACGGGGCGATCTTCGAGGCCGAGGACAACGACCTGGTCCTGGTGCGGGACATCGAGTTCTACAGCATGTGCGAGCATCACCTGCTGCCGTTCTACGGCCGAGTCCACGTGGCCTATATCCCCGATGGCCGGATCATCGGCCTCTCCAAGATCCCCCGCATCGTGGAGCTGTTCGCCCGCCGCCTGCAGGTTCAGGAGCGCATGACGCGGCAGATCGCGGATTTCCTGGAGCGGGTGCTGCAACCCCAGGGCGTGGCGGTCATCGTCGAAGCGGCCCACCTGTGCACCATGATGCGCGGCGTGCGCAAGTCCGGCGCCCGCATGGTCACCCAGGCCCTTACCGGCGCCTTCCGCACCGACCCCCGGCTCCGCAGCGAGCTCCGCGCCCACCTGCGCCACCCGGACCGGGATGCGGCGGGATAA
- a CDS encoding AAA family ATPase, with product MDRRILEYKAQIRRFLRALAIALFTGMILRAIPGYPPGWPELLGLALGGLGWRHPGWAWAAFWIVTLPLAYSRMPGFGWLYGLYGLVGIGLGPAAWPVAMAVGLLLGVLRTPSGLVLVPLVAGLSGGRRAAWISLWAGLGLLLYGALGGVAVPGLLERAQGASLFRRVERPAASLTELLSPPARRAASGSAVIDRLEALLNEAARRPEIPGRLAMWALAAGVAAWILQRRSPPGWRQAGLAAAAGAAIQLLGQAGLSLVFSGKADLSLLPSIVLSIPIATLLFPLISGWAEGTGEARERIPVRSTSEGEGALPASMFRREIPPDTWEDLGGISGIREEIEEAIRSQFDPATRQMMARMGIRPIRGVLLYGPPGTGKTRLARVIAHEARAHFIAVSGTEFTSKWFGESEANLRRIFEEARNLRPCVLFFDELEAFLPKRTELSRADAPEKGIVATFLSYTDGLGDLEGVLLVGATNHPEMIDPAALRPGRFDRLIYIGPPDRQGRLEILQRYLRGKPLAPDVDLEALAARTERFTGADLEALCMEAARRAMRRGGGRPVPITSEDFEEVLRGMRPSVTFQMLREYQRIAERYQRRVGPVEIQVERPENLPTWEDVAGLEEAKEALREAVEWPLTRPDLMQAYGIRPIRGVLLFGPPGCGKTLLARAVAGQARAHFIAVHGPELLRPELGRSEQNLQELFDRARESAPCILFFDEIDAIAGIRSSAEGTIARMVTRLLTEMDGLEPLRGVVVLAATNRPDALDPALLRPGRFDRVVYVPPPDLPARQALFRRYLQGKPVAADVDVEELARRTEGYSAADIEAICNAAARRAARQSMREGRMVFITKAMLEEILRETPPSLTSEMITFYETLRRQFER from the coding sequence ATGGACCGAAGGATCCTGGAATATAAGGCGCAGATCCGCCGCTTCTTGCGGGCGCTGGCGATCGCCCTATTCACGGGGATGATCCTGCGGGCGATCCCGGGTTATCCTCCGGGATGGCCGGAGTTGCTGGGACTGGCGCTGGGCGGGCTGGGCTGGCGTCATCCGGGGTGGGCGTGGGCGGCGTTCTGGATCGTCACGCTGCCGCTCGCCTACTCCCGGATGCCGGGCTTCGGGTGGCTGTATGGGCTGTATGGGCTGGTCGGCATCGGGCTGGGCCCGGCGGCCTGGCCGGTGGCGATGGCTGTCGGGCTCCTTCTGGGCGTTCTGCGCACCCCTTCGGGTCTCGTGCTGGTTCCCCTGGTGGCTGGCCTTTCAGGGGGGCGCCGGGCGGCCTGGATCAGTCTGTGGGCGGGCCTCGGCCTGCTGCTGTATGGAGCCCTGGGCGGCGTTGCCGTCCCCGGCCTGCTGGAGCGCGCGCAGGGGGCCAGCCTGTTCCGGAGAGTCGAGCGCCCGGCGGCTTCCCTGACGGAGTTGCTGTCCCCTCCGGCGCGACGCGCGGCCTCCGGATCTGCGGTGATCGATCGGCTGGAGGCGCTGCTCAATGAGGCGGCGCGCCGGCCGGAGATCCCCGGGCGCCTGGCGATGTGGGCGCTGGCCGCCGGCGTGGCGGCCTGGATCCTGCAACGGCGCTCCCCGCCCGGGTGGCGCCAGGCCGGGCTGGCTGCTGCTGCGGGGGCCGCCATCCAGCTCCTTGGGCAAGCCGGCCTGAGTCTGGTCTTCAGCGGGAAGGCGGATCTCTCCCTTTTGCCTTCCATCGTCCTCTCGATCCCCATCGCGACGTTACTGTTCCCGCTGATTTCGGGATGGGCCGAGGGTACGGGCGAAGCCAGGGAGAGGATCCCCGTCCGATCGACGTCGGAAGGGGAGGGCGCGCTGCCGGCTTCGATGTTTCGGCGGGAGATCCCTCCGGACACCTGGGAGGATCTGGGAGGCATTTCCGGGATCCGGGAGGAGATCGAGGAGGCCATTCGTTCTCAATTTGACCCGGCCACGCGGCAGATGATGGCCCGCATGGGGATCCGGCCCATCCGGGGCGTTCTGCTGTATGGGCCTCCGGGAACCGGCAAGACCCGCCTGGCGCGGGTGATCGCCCATGAGGCCCGGGCGCATTTCATTGCGGTCAGCGGCACCGAGTTCACCAGCAAGTGGTTCGGCGAGTCGGAGGCCAACCTGCGCCGCATCTTCGAGGAGGCCCGGAATCTGCGTCCGTGCGTGCTGTTCTTCGATGAGTTGGAGGCGTTCTTGCCCAAGCGCACGGAGCTCTCCCGGGCCGATGCGCCGGAGAAGGGGATCGTGGCCACATTTCTATCCTACACCGATGGCCTGGGGGATCTGGAGGGCGTGTTGCTCGTGGGCGCCACCAACCATCCGGAGATGATCGATCCGGCGGCGCTGCGCCCGGGCCGCTTCGATCGCCTGATCTACATCGGGCCCCCGGATCGCCAGGGCCGGCTGGAGATCCTGCAGCGTTATCTGCGTGGCAAGCCCCTGGCGCCGGACGTGGATCTGGAGGCGCTGGCGGCCCGGACGGAGCGGTTCACCGGGGCGGATCTGGAGGCCCTGTGCATGGAGGCCGCGCGGCGGGCGATGCGTCGAGGGGGCGGTAGACCCGTCCCCATCACGTCCGAAGACTTCGAGGAGGTCCTTCGGGGGATGCGCCCCTCAGTCACGTTTCAGATGCTCCGAGAGTATCAGCGGATCGCCGAGCGGTATCAGCGCCGCGTGGGCCCGGTGGAGATCCAGGTGGAGCGCCCGGAGAACCTGCCGACCTGGGAGGACGTGGCGGGGCTGGAGGAAGCGAAGGAAGCCCTCCGGGAGGCCGTGGAGTGGCCGCTTACCCGCCCGGATTTGATGCAGGCCTATGGGATCCGGCCGATTCGGGGCGTGCTGTTGTTCGGCCCGCCGGGTTGTGGGAAGACTCTACTGGCGCGGGCGGTGGCCGGCCAGGCCCGGGCCCACTTCATCGCCGTCCACGGTCCAGAGCTGCTGCGTCCCGAGCTCGGGCGCTCGGAGCAGAACCTGCAGGAGCTGTTCGACCGGGCCCGGGAGAGCGCTCCCTGCATCCTGTTCTTCGATGAGATCGACGCCATCGCCGGCATCCGCAGCAGCGCCGAGGGGACGATTGCCCGCATGGTGACGCGCCTGCTGACGGAGATGGACGGGCTGGAGCCGTTGCGGGGCGTGGTGGTGCTCGCGGCCACCAACCGGCCGGACGCGCTGGATCCAGCCCTCCTGCGGCCCGGCCGCTTCGACCGCGTGGTGTATGTGCCACCTCCCGATCTTCCGGCCCGGCAAGCGCTGTTCCGGCGGTATCTGCAGGGCAAGCCGGTGGCTGCGGATGTGGATGTGGAGGAGCTGGCACGCCGCACGGAGGGCTACTCTGCCGCAGATATCGAGGCGATCTGCAACGCCGCAGCCCGTCGCGCAGCTCGTCAGTCCATGCGGGAGGGAAGGATGGTGTTCATCACGAAGGCCATGCTGGAGGAGATCTTGCGCGAAACGCCCCCTTCTTTGACCTCCGAGATGATCACTTTTTATGAGACGTTGCGGCGACAGTTCGAGCGCTGA